One genomic segment of Micromonospora sp. WMMC415 includes these proteins:
- a CDS encoding RluA family pseudouridine synthase, translated as MTSAFAAGGDQRSLPVPDGLDGLRLDQAVARLFGLSRTTAAALVDAGAALVDGAVRANSHKVRAGSWLEVTLPPPAAPPAVVPQAVAGLTVVYADDDIVVVDKPVGVAAHPSPGWTGPTVVGGLAAIGHRISTSGAAERQGVVHRLDVGTTGIMVVAKSEQAYTVLKRAFKDREVDKRYHAVVQGHLDPLRGTVDAPIDRHPHHDYRWAVVSGGKPSITHYDTLEAFPAASLVDVRLETGRTHQIRVHFSTLRHPCVGDLTYGADPTLSARLGLDRQWLHARELGFRHPRTGDEVRFVSDYPDDLNRALALLRD; from the coding sequence ATGACGTCGGCCTTCGCGGCCGGCGGTGACCAGCGTTCGCTGCCGGTGCCCGACGGCCTGGACGGCCTGCGGCTCGACCAGGCCGTCGCCCGACTCTTCGGGCTCTCCCGGACGACCGCCGCGGCCCTGGTCGACGCGGGTGCCGCGCTGGTGGACGGCGCGGTCCGGGCCAACTCGCACAAGGTGCGGGCCGGGTCCTGGCTGGAGGTGACGCTGCCGCCACCGGCCGCCCCGCCCGCCGTGGTGCCGCAGGCCGTGGCCGGCCTGACCGTGGTGTACGCCGACGACGACATCGTCGTGGTGGACAAGCCGGTCGGCGTGGCCGCCCACCCCAGCCCCGGCTGGACCGGCCCGACCGTGGTCGGCGGGCTGGCCGCGATCGGCCACCGGATCTCCACCAGTGGCGCCGCCGAGCGGCAGGGCGTCGTGCACCGGCTGGACGTCGGCACCACCGGCATCATGGTGGTCGCCAAGAGCGAGCAGGCGTACACGGTGTTGAAGCGGGCGTTCAAGGACCGCGAGGTGGACAAGCGCTACCACGCGGTGGTGCAGGGCCACCTGGACCCGCTGCGCGGCACCGTCGACGCCCCGATCGACCGGCACCCCCACCACGACTACCGCTGGGCGGTCGTCTCCGGCGGCAAGCCGAGCATCACCCACTACGACACGCTCGAGGCGTTCCCGGCGGCGAGCCTCGTCGACGTCCGGCTGGAGACCGGCCGCACCCACCAGATCCGGGTCCACTTCTCGACGCTGCGCCACCCCTGCGTCGGCGACCTCACGTACGGTGCCGACCCGACGCTCTCCGCCCGGCTCGGCCTCGACCGGCAGTGGCTGCACGCCCGCGAGTTGGGGTTCCGCCACCCCCGAACGGGGGACGAGGTGCGCTTCGTCAGCGACTACCCTGACGATCTGAACCGCGCGCTGGCACTCCTGCGGGACTGA
- a CDS encoding AAA family ATPase encodes MASGGRAVEGSETGWGRSAEPAPRWRALLDRARLAGRAVEQGESDRRADSPAPEPLPRRAAGNGYAARVPAVGHPAELSYGAEPPPYGAEPPPYAGGPRDDAGYRAEATYRVEPTYRADPAYRTPPAPRPEPRYPEPEPPPPAQSRYALLDNGYRHAPVDPRYAPPGTGHQPEPAYAPPGTSHQPEPAYAPPAADRGYARVEWRPQAVESERERAASVLRRELGTPRVLAFANPKGGVHKTTATVLAAATVGSIRGRGVLAWDDNELRGTLGLRAGSARHARTIRHLISDLAHIEIKDGPELLDQLDDYLRHASDGSYDVLAGEESPRFAQRLDQFTVRRVLELLRRTHDVICVDTGNNVESANWRTVMQAADQLVVTTVPREDAAFSADWMLDLLHEVGMGELADNAVTLISCPTPGRTDLQADLERHFATRTRAVTVVPYDPALESGSSIEYHQLQPATREAWLNAAAVMLEPFAR; translated from the coding sequence ATGGCGTCGGGAGGGCGAGCCGTGGAGGGCAGCGAGACCGGCTGGGGACGGTCGGCCGAACCGGCACCGCGGTGGCGGGCGCTGCTCGACCGGGCGCGGCTGGCTGGCCGCGCCGTTGAGCAGGGCGAGTCGGACCGGCGGGCGGATTCCCCGGCGCCCGAGCCGCTGCCCCGGCGCGCCGCCGGCAACGGCTACGCCGCCCGGGTCCCGGCCGTCGGGCACCCCGCGGAGCTGTCGTACGGCGCCGAGCCCCCGCCCTACGGTGCGGAACCGCCACCGTACGCCGGCGGCCCGCGGGACGACGCCGGCTACCGTGCCGAGGCGACCTACCGGGTGGAGCCGACCTACCGGGCCGACCCGGCGTACCGGACGCCGCCGGCTCCGCGCCCGGAGCCGCGCTACCCCGAGCCCGAGCCGCCCCCGCCGGCCCAGTCGCGGTACGCCCTGCTCGACAACGGCTACCGGCACGCACCGGTCGACCCGCGGTACGCGCCGCCGGGGACCGGCCACCAGCCCGAGCCGGCGTACGCGCCGCCGGGGACAAGCCACCAGCCCGAGCCGGCGTACGCGCCGCCGGCCGCCGACCGGGGATACGCCCGGGTGGAGTGGCGGCCGCAGGCGGTGGAGAGCGAGCGGGAGCGGGCCGCCTCGGTGCTCCGGCGCGAGCTGGGCACCCCCCGGGTGCTCGCGTTCGCCAACCCGAAGGGCGGCGTGCACAAGACCACGGCGACCGTGCTGGCCGCGGCGACCGTGGGCAGTATCCGCGGCCGTGGCGTGCTGGCCTGGGACGACAACGAGCTGCGCGGCACCCTCGGGCTGCGCGCCGGCAGCGCCCGGCACGCGCGCACCATCCGGCACCTGATCAGCGACCTCGCCCACATCGAGATCAAGGACGGGCCGGAGCTGCTCGACCAGCTCGACGACTACCTGCGGCACGCCTCGGACGGCTCGTACGACGTGCTGGCCGGCGAGGAGAGCCCCCGCTTCGCCCAGCGGCTCGACCAGTTCACCGTGCGCCGGGTGCTGGAGCTGCTCCGGCGTACCCACGACGTGATCTGCGTGGACACCGGCAACAACGTGGAGAGCGCCAACTGGCGCACCGTCATGCAGGCCGCCGACCAGCTGGTGGTCACCACGGTGCCCCGGGAGGACGCGGCGTTCAGCGCGGACTGGATGCTCGACCTGCTGCACGAGGTCGGCATGGGCGAGCTGGCCGACAACGCGGTGACGCTGATCTCCTGCCCCACCCCGGGCCGCACCGACCTCCAGGCCGACCTGGAGCGCCACTTCGCCACCCGTACCCGGGCGGTGACCGTGGTGCCGTACGACCCGGCGCTGGAGAGCGGCTCGTCGATCGAGTACCACCAGCTCCAGCCGGCGACCCGGGAGGCGTGGCTGAACGCCGCCGCCGTGATGCTGGAGCCGTTCGCCCGCTGA
- a CDS encoding DUF2567 domain-containing protein translates to MSADTPDPDRPEPRPAAAAPHAEPPVEPPAPAVPRERPSGGDPTTPVAAEGPAAAKGPPVAPVGGPAGPVYPATWYDGPPPVAEEPPRPRIARAVAAALGLVVLGAPLGLLWAAVAPDTPVVRTAEGAIYGEPQPEQPIAADGWFSLLGLGFGVLAAIALWFVLRRGRGPVGLLAAVLGSLGAALVAWQVGRRVGLATFERLLTTAPEGEAFGKPADLRAGGIEWVLGVLPVPYGNVLLPAFGAAVAYTLLAGWSRWPSLHPGPVPGVSWGSAATRVPPAAPAPPAPGAAEPPRG, encoded by the coding sequence GTGAGCGCGGACACCCCCGACCCCGACCGCCCCGAGCCACGGCCCGCGGCCGCGGCGCCGCACGCCGAGCCACCAGTCGAGCCGCCCGCACCGGCCGTGCCGCGGGAGCGCCCGTCCGGCGGCGACCCGACGACGCCGGTCGCGGCCGAGGGGCCCGCTGCGGCGAAGGGCCCGCCGGTGGCGCCCGTCGGCGGGCCGGCCGGCCCGGTGTACCCGGCGACCTGGTACGACGGTCCGCCCCCGGTGGCGGAGGAGCCACCCCGCCCGCGAATCGCGCGGGCCGTGGCGGCGGCCCTCGGCCTGGTGGTGCTCGGCGCGCCGCTCGGGCTGCTCTGGGCCGCGGTGGCACCCGACACCCCGGTGGTGCGGACCGCGGAGGGCGCCATCTACGGCGAGCCGCAGCCCGAGCAGCCGATCGCCGCCGACGGCTGGTTCAGCCTGCTCGGTCTCGGCTTCGGCGTGCTGGCGGCGATCGCGCTCTGGTTCGTGCTGCGCCGGGGCCGGGGCCCGGTCGGGCTGCTCGCCGCGGTCCTCGGCTCGCTCGGCGCGGCGCTGGTCGCCTGGCAGGTCGGCCGCCGGGTGGGGCTGGCCACCTTCGAGCGGCTGCTGACGACCGCCCCGGAGGGCGAGGCGTTCGGCAAGCCGGCCGACCTGCGGGCCGGCGGGATCGAGTGGGTGCTGGGCGTGCTCCCGGTGCCGTACGGCAACGTGCTGCTGCCCGCGTTCGGCGCCGCCGTCGCGTACACCCTGCTGGCCGGCTGGTCCCGGTGGCCGTCGCTGCACCCCGGGCCGGTGCCCGGCGTCAGTTGGGGGTCGGCGGCGACGCGAGTTCCCCCAGCGGCACCGGCACCGCCCGCACCTGGCGCAGCAGAGCCGCCTCGCGGTTGA
- a CDS encoding LON peptidase substrate-binding domain-containing protein — MTARLPVFPLGTVLFPGLVLPLHIFEERYRALVRHLVDLPDGAPREFGVVAIRAGWEVAPKGPDGRPLPDGGELTLHDVGCTAELRQVTELPDGGFDIVTVGRRRFRVGEVDRAGAPYLTAEVEWLPEPATPDEAAGLLAARVLAVFRQYLGLVRADPEEISEQLPEDPTVLSHLVAATAALTVADRQRLLAIDDTAARLRAELRLLNREAALLRQVRAVPVPLGELASPPTPN, encoded by the coding sequence GTGACTGCGCGGCTGCCGGTGTTTCCGCTCGGAACCGTCCTCTTCCCCGGTCTGGTGCTGCCGTTGCACATCTTCGAGGAGCGTTACCGCGCGCTCGTCCGGCACCTGGTCGATCTTCCCGACGGCGCGCCGCGGGAGTTCGGTGTGGTGGCGATCCGGGCCGGCTGGGAGGTCGCCCCGAAGGGGCCGGACGGCCGTCCGCTGCCCGACGGCGGCGAGCTCACGCTGCACGACGTGGGCTGCACCGCCGAGCTGCGGCAGGTGACCGAGCTGCCGGACGGCGGCTTCGACATCGTCACCGTGGGCCGGCGGCGGTTCCGCGTCGGCGAGGTCGACCGCGCCGGCGCGCCCTACCTGACCGCCGAGGTCGAGTGGCTGCCCGAGCCGGCGACCCCGGACGAGGCCGCCGGCCTGCTCGCCGCCCGCGTGCTCGCGGTGTTCCGGCAGTACCTGGGGCTGGTCCGGGCCGACCCGGAGGAGATCTCCGAGCAGCTCCCGGAGGATCCGACGGTCCTGTCGCACCTGGTCGCCGCGACCGCGGCGCTGACCGTCGCCGACCGGCAGCGGCTGCTCGCGATCGACGACACCGCCGCCCGGCTCCGCGCCGAGCTGCGGCTGCTCAACCGCGAGGCGGCTCTGCTGCGCCAGGTGCGGGCGGTGCCGGTGCCGCTGGGGGAACTCGCGTCGCCGCCGACCCCCAACTGA
- the hisD gene encoding histidinol dehydrogenase has protein sequence MLNRIDLRGGVRDPRRLLPRAQLDVSVAVERIRPLVEAVREHGYPAIREASERFDGVCPDVLRVPAEVIAEAEGTLDPQVRAALLESITRARRVHADQRRTDHTTQVVPGGTVTERWVPVDRVGLYVPGGLAMYPSTVVMNVVPAQAAGVRSLVVVSPPQKDNGGLPDPRVLAACALLGVDEVYAVGGAQAVAMLAYGAAVDPAGTVFCAPVDMITGPGNIWVTAAKRLLRGVVGIDAEAGPTEIAILADDTADPAHVAADLVSQAEHDPLAASVLVTPSTALADAVERELARQVPATKHAERVTTALSGEQSGIVLVDDLEAGLRVVDAYAAEHLEIQTENARDWALRVRNAGAIFVGAWSPVSLGDYCAGSNHVLPTGGCARHSSGLSVQSFLRGIHLVEYTRDALREVAPHVVTLATVEDLPAHGQAVSARFPGETP, from the coding sequence GTGCTGAACCGGATCGACCTGCGCGGCGGTGTCCGTGACCCGCGCCGCCTGTTGCCTCGTGCCCAGCTCGACGTGTCCGTGGCCGTCGAGCGGATCCGCCCCCTCGTGGAGGCGGTGCGGGAGCATGGCTACCCGGCGATCCGGGAGGCGAGCGAGCGGTTCGACGGGGTCTGCCCGGACGTGCTGCGCGTGCCCGCCGAGGTGATCGCCGAGGCCGAGGGGACGCTCGACCCGCAGGTGCGCGCCGCGCTGCTGGAGTCGATCACGCGGGCCCGGCGGGTGCACGCCGACCAGCGCCGCACCGACCACACCACCCAGGTGGTGCCCGGCGGCACGGTCACCGAGCGCTGGGTGCCGGTCGACCGGGTGGGCCTGTACGTCCCCGGCGGCCTGGCGATGTACCCGTCGACCGTGGTGATGAACGTGGTGCCCGCCCAGGCGGCCGGGGTGCGCTCGCTGGTCGTGGTCAGCCCGCCGCAGAAGGACAACGGTGGCCTTCCCGACCCGCGCGTGCTCGCCGCCTGCGCCCTGCTCGGGGTGGACGAGGTCTACGCCGTCGGCGGCGCGCAGGCCGTGGCGATGCTCGCGTACGGCGCCGCGGTCGACCCCGCCGGCACGGTCTTCTGCGCGCCGGTCGACATGATCACCGGCCCGGGCAACATCTGGGTGACCGCCGCCAAGCGGCTGCTGCGCGGCGTGGTCGGCATCGACGCCGAGGCCGGCCCGACCGAGATCGCCATCCTCGCCGACGACACCGCCGACCCGGCGCACGTCGCCGCGGACCTGGTCAGCCAGGCGGAACACGACCCCCTCGCGGCCAGCGTGCTGGTCACCCCGTCGACCGCGCTGGCCGACGCGGTCGAGCGGGAGCTGGCCCGCCAGGTCCCGGCGACCAAGCACGCCGAGCGGGTCACCACGGCGCTGTCCGGCGAGCAGAGCGGCATCGTGCTCGTCGACGACCTCGAGGCGGGGCTGCGGGTGGTCGACGCGTACGCGGCCGAGCACCTGGAGATCCAGACCGAGAACGCCCGCGACTGGGCGCTGCGGGTCCGCAACGCCGGCGCGATCTTCGTCGGCGCCTGGTCGCCGGTGTCGCTCGGCGACTACTGCGCCGGCTCCAACCACGTGCTGCCCACCGGCGGCTGCGCCCGGCACTCGTCCGGCCTGTCGGTGCAGTCCTTCCTGCGGGGCATCCACCTGGTGGAGTACACGCGGGACGCGCTGCGCGAGGTGGCGCCGCACGTGGTCACCCTGGCCACCGTCGAGGACCTGCCGGCGCACGGCCAGGCGGTCAGCGCGCGCTTCCCGGGGGAGACCCCGTGA